One part of the Marinobacterium rhizophilum genome encodes these proteins:
- a CDS encoding CBS domain-containing protein: MALVIYDQGYRIQTPVRALFKPGGVNSLEPIKALHPAAGEEQRIETEAERFRLQGAGLAGKKHPQQPAQRAYAASEKAAEQPGAPQLLAAQIMTSPVQHISPETTIRDAQARMRRLNIQHLVVISTEQRPLALLNALDLDQSTLPPQSPVAVIHGRHLLAASPTTDASHLAASFVEFDLNAIPIVDADDTLVGIVTRTDLLRLLITGAHIERWA, from the coding sequence ATGGCACTTGTCATCTATGATCAGGGATACCGGATCCAGACGCCCGTGCGGGCGCTGTTCAAGCCTGGCGGCGTCAACAGCCTCGAGCCGATCAAGGCGCTGCACCCGGCCGCCGGCGAAGAGCAGCGGATTGAAACCGAAGCCGAACGCTTCCGCTTACAGGGCGCCGGACTAGCGGGAAAAAAGCATCCGCAGCAGCCGGCCCAGCGTGCCTATGCCGCCAGCGAAAAGGCCGCAGAACAGCCCGGCGCCCCCCAGCTTTTGGCCGCCCAGATCATGACCAGCCCGGTGCAGCATATCAGCCCTGAAACGACCATCAGGGACGCCCAGGCGCGCATGCGTCGCCTCAACATCCAGCACCTGGTGGTGATCTCGACAGAACAGCGGCCGCTGGCCCTGCTCAACGCCCTGGACCTGGATCAAAGCACGCTGCCGCCGCAAAGCCCCGTCGCTGTCATCCATGGCCGTCACCTGCTGGCGGCATCCCCCACAACCGATGCCTCCCACCTGGCGGCCAGCTTTGTCGAATTTGATCTGAACGCGATACCCATTGTCGATGCCGACGATACGCTGGTGGGGATAGTGACACGCACCGACCTGCTGCGGCTGTTGATTACCGGGGCGCATATCGAGCGCTGGGCTTGA
- the mnmC gene encoding bifunctional tRNA (5-methylaminomethyl-2-thiouridine)(34)-methyltransferase MnmD/FAD-dependent 5-carboxymethylaminomethyl-2-thiouridine(34) oxidoreductase MnmC: MTQLQHASIDWKNDRPLSTRFREAYFDPDVGPTEARHVFLAGNRLAERFANLEQPHFCIAETGFGSGLNFLVTRELWRQRAPAHARLHYISVEKHPLNADDLARCLALWPGFSDATAQLLAQYPPLLEGLHRLELDNGCISLTLVFGDAARGLAEVEGTVDAWYLDGFEPAGNPDIKSAALFAQVARLSHACGQQPTTLACACSAPRVQVGLQQAGFRLTRTPGPGSLPEILSATFAGAPAKGQTGVAKQPWFDRPAPLPRPDAALVLGAGLAGACAAHALARRGIAVTVLERCAKPASGGSGNRQGALYAKLPVRPTKQGLLHSTGLDYSRHLLAHLSAQGLLPDHAWQACGLLQLAQNDKEIARQRQLVDTGAYPDTLVRAVSAGEASDIAGTDTPHSGLFFPGAGWVSPVELCQALLQHPLISLRTGTTITSLEPQPDGQWQVRCDSGTTYQAPVVIVATAAAARALPALSHLPLKSIRGQVSETPQPATQAPLRTVVCGDGYIPPPMNGTYCFGATFDLHDSDTEVRPEDHLSNLATLTRSLPTLGAALSQQPLQGRVAFRCSTPDYLPIVGPAPNAERFVSDYARLRQDRKWSFDTEPSHHGGLYVSVGHGSKGLLTCPVGAELLASLVCNEPLPLGRTLTDALSPARFIIKNLIRGSI; encoded by the coding sequence GTGACCCAACTGCAGCACGCCAGCATCGACTGGAAAAACGACCGGCCACTGTCCACCCGATTCAGGGAAGCCTATTTCGATCCGGACGTAGGCCCAACCGAGGCCCGGCATGTATTCCTTGCCGGCAACCGCCTTGCCGAGCGCTTTGCCAACCTAGAGCAGCCCCACTTTTGCATCGCCGAAACCGGCTTTGGCAGCGGGCTCAACTTCCTCGTTACGCGGGAACTCTGGCGGCAACGCGCGCCCGCGCACGCAAGGCTGCATTACATTTCGGTTGAAAAGCACCCCCTGAATGCCGACGACCTGGCACGCTGCCTGGCTCTGTGGCCGGGTTTTTCCGACGCCACCGCGCAGCTGCTGGCGCAGTACCCGCCGCTGCTGGAAGGGCTGCACCGGCTTGAGCTCGACAACGGCTGCATCAGCCTGACGCTGGTCTTCGGTGATGCCGCCAGGGGTCTTGCCGAGGTCGAGGGTACCGTGGATGCCTGGTATCTCGATGGTTTTGAGCCTGCCGGAAACCCGGACATCAAGTCCGCCGCGCTCTTCGCCCAAGTCGCACGCCTGAGCCATGCCTGCGGCCAGCAACCGACGACCCTCGCCTGCGCCTGTTCGGCGCCCAGGGTACAGGTGGGCCTGCAGCAGGCCGGCTTCAGGCTGACCCGGACTCCGGGCCCAGGCTCCCTGCCCGAAATCCTCAGCGCCACCTTTGCCGGTGCGCCAGCCAAGGGCCAGACCGGCGTAGCGAAACAGCCCTGGTTTGACAGGCCCGCCCCACTTCCGCGCCCCGATGCGGCACTGGTGCTGGGCGCAGGGCTCGCCGGCGCCTGTGCCGCCCATGCGCTGGCGCGCCGGGGTATTGCCGTTACGGTGCTGGAGCGCTGCGCCAAGCCCGCCAGCGGCGGGTCCGGCAATCGCCAGGGTGCGCTCTACGCCAAGCTGCCGGTGCGGCCCACCAAGCAGGGCTTGCTGCACAGCACCGGGCTCGACTACAGCCGCCACCTGCTAGCGCACCTGAGCGCACAGGGGCTGTTGCCCGACCACGCCTGGCAGGCCTGCGGGCTGCTGCAGCTGGCCCAGAACGACAAGGAAATCGCCCGGCAACGGCAGCTGGTCGACACCGGCGCCTACCCCGATACGCTGGTTCGGGCAGTCAGCGCCGGCGAGGCCAGTGACATCGCGGGCACTGATACACCCCACAGCGGGCTCTTCTTCCCGGGAGCCGGCTGGGTGTCGCCGGTGGAGCTGTGCCAGGCGCTGCTGCAACACCCGCTGATCAGCCTGCGTACCGGCACAACGATCACATCGCTGGAGCCGCAGCCGGACGGGCAATGGCAGGTACGCTGCGACAGCGGCACTACCTACCAGGCCCCGGTCGTTATAGTCGCAACCGCAGCTGCCGCCAGGGCACTGCCCGCGCTTTCGCACCTGCCGCTTAAATCCATTCGCGGCCAGGTGAGCGAAACCCCGCAGCCGGCAACGCAAGCGCCGCTGCGTACCGTTGTCTGCGGCGATGGCTATATACCGCCCCCCATGAACGGGACCTACTGCTTTGGCGCCACCTTCGACCTGCACGACAGCGACACCGAGGTGCGCCCGGAGGATCACCTGAGCAACCTCGCCACCCTGACGCGCTCCCTGCCCACCCTTGGCGCAGCACTCTCGCAACAACCCCTGCAGGGCCGGGTGGCCTTTCGCTGTTCGACACCGGACTACCTGCCCATCGTCGGGCCAGCCCCGAACGCAGAACGCTTTGTCAGCGACTACGCCCGCCTGCGCCAGGACCGAAAATGGTCCTTTGATACTGAACCCAGCCACCACGGCGGACTCTATGTCAGTGTCGGCCATGGTTCCAAGGGGCTGCTAACCTGCCCTGTTGGCGCAGAATTACTGGCCAGCCTGGTCTGTAACGAGCCATTGCCGCTTGGGCGCACCCTCACCGACGCTCTGAGCCCGGCGCGCTTTATCATCAAGAATCTGATCCGCGGGTCGATATAG